A part of Salvelinus alpinus chromosome 5, SLU_Salpinus.1, whole genome shotgun sequence genomic DNA contains:
- the LOC139575638 gene encoding golgin subfamily B member 1-like isoform X4, translated as MESEFRQLEVSKECSDKDLSVLSLTMSARLVALEEENVSLQTMLKQLRERHQCEVDSLRGELNTVSELLKRTECTLNDKEMGYQGENQQNVLLQEKIQHLHAQLRTETENLREAGIKQTALLSDIQTKDEQVSCMTIKISHQKELLAGLSQQLREKDASVAQVIESASNERMKYAEENSNFLSQLDSLENAQSSSLKQLEHMSLQLEESKGHLSRSQSELETKDLENGDLVKEKDHLNTQLTKLTKEKEVMKKKLQAALVVRKELLKKLEEHEHQIEQNVNKGMEISGLQDRLQELTLQAQATAKEHEDIVADIKRQVHQKEGEFLELAKVLTVRDSLVEHFEINMQTLQAKLDEQEASLTTVLHHLNEKSIIIDQLNSNISEKEEAFEQERSGMMLRLEKLQEDMKKSEESLKEDMSSSSATAVDIENELTKVKQEKAMMQKKAQAALLARKETIKKSQESEKKYTQELSELKDDYKALLEQHCQQTNDLNAVQLSYDQKVKKFEEISQASVSQLGELETLRLLVQERDKTLQDLNMSLSERESQVHASSSYQAELETLHFKLESMSSELANKDKVLIALEQKSKALSERMSCTESQLEKAHAEIKEKMEELARQQQAMEMAEQQDQQEKQTMVDDHLVLQNQLGALQATVEELKHTLEALVGEKESQLHKFISESKELIEDRDRMKGELENALTTIAQQSSELQILQNTWAGTQQQLGEEKEQLKVELEKAQSHSAESKAEMESHKLHMESLQQEKESAFMVIEQLNCEVAMLDAQLKEAGKVHEELLQKIPGLQDKSSEQIGVIGKEVQYLKISPEEYEMSLKERDDALVISQALATEKEELIAALEQQLQRQIHLHEVAMEKMRTEVDELQQRSQEDASKTKDQGNQSKTALLTRKLQAALVSRKEILKDNSSLKEQIRILSAKNEEIGAPSTVLEMSVAKLKQQKEDLESSVSSLSKEKEKLIAEVDRILNDNHNLAAACESLKLTIENITQQKQAFSCQLESLKDSQTDELSEWKSKHTELKQEYESLLQAYENVSSEMDKMRQLLEGARRERQEALFKAHKSESERENLEKQVGEMEDENEKIKEKMRKFTKAKQQKMEELEEENKKIRIDLLEFDDKQKATVEELTIKNNHLEAEIHSLVESSEALRRKLTEIQLNNGSLAEALKEATCSLEKWPTESKACEQNMQLKLDDALILNNSLTAQIESQKTELASQQEINKLMQKEKETLSERIKQMQNKHEKELGEKDDAISELQEMINRHRQETISLNEKVRILKDNKSILQEELENVQEISDKVKHENEYLEMVILKNSERIDELTETVNVLQAQNTQLSSQLTESKEKPTQVCQEKEEQQLKLVKEFEEKLKKFQRGNEGSRNIKKELQELLKEKHHEINHLQHDSIKYQELILDLERSLKASESAHEQVEKELREMTERISCLEEGRRHLEAELTTHKNLLNEAKKDLTNISSEKDQLVEVVSEKNNQSECQVMERTKALQHVAEQQKSIFMEREVILQQHIEELLGSKEKESQVVLELKRKMDSQDLQMNTLKREADTNLAKLAALSSSPQGTNAVKQWNDMFLNTLHEKDSQLLEQGFVITRFLEDIRVKEKEMTELQVTKSRLERTLGDYTVAATAQQRQLFIMGASNRELNETVELLNQQLQELSEQVERLEQDRSVLNRHLTGSVDSTSKMEFDLRQLENTLLDTESQLLLSQSHSDMLQVDFEKQEAISLHLKSLLQNKDAEISSLLSSRDGQMSGYLEQLQANHRAQVKGYEDRLTALYYEREKADNEFRRLENKVKSLQMKVDKSIQEKEKMAAQMETFRNSMVSLQTERERLMSEYRMSEARNQTVMQGKEGSAEGDLSATKGLKHEIRTLLHQMDDLNSENAMLRAQLIRYREDLNQVLSLKDSQLKELLRKQQDAIKNLENQKATAEKQNRKTLLELEREGEASDALKAENSKLQTQVTDLEANILALNKGMQETNKGKVIADLQHAVAAKAAECNDLQQKLFAQKVAADDWKGSLQLLERETEKKLGEAEDKYNSELDAFEQEVELMRNEKETADQRLAELARDLMHTEQLLSNARVQSTDLKSQNESLGKAMAALQNDRDQLIEDFKILQNRYDEELRETQGAMTKVERCLGDTTSELATLAKERHILVQKLSALESKDAPSQLTSLVDELSVALSEKEGQLQRVSLENNTYSSKVSAFSRSMASLQDDRDRLMEELAGAKRAFESRQGLGPEVVDIANTGESNSHRSSGIQVLQTGRDGLTRQRVDELQSALQQAQAFKLQTETEVSGYQAELAELRSESSRLQSECQRLAGERKETMALVGKDVSDDPSLTQPQAERTQLQSHLQRCLYEIQQRDLHCQQLNAKLQQLVEEKGGVSAQLRAVSQTLRDTQNRCYWLENQALPNQHHQGLAKQGAVSVEVAPGAPQERSSAVVDMEALEAGELRTRLVEVEQSVVQLSESLAEERTRREAAEEALGLAEDRAKSVDSSPSRTTQRDFSIQLDTEEEWEALILNPNEPLVTRKVKGGMLACRRWIRGRSLYCSKLLTSRARSRYLFLGYLLILHVAVLMCLTGAL; from the exons ATGGAAAGTGAGTTTAGACAATTGGAGGTCAGCAAAGAGTGTTCTGACAAAGATTTGTCTGTATTGTCCCTAACCATGTCTGCTAGATTAGTTGCTTTAGAGGAGGAAAATGTCTCCCTACAGACTATGCTCAAACAGTTGAGAGAAAGACATCAGTGTGAGGTAGATTCTTTGAGGGGTGAATTAAATACAGTTTCAGAATTGTTGAAACGGACAGAGTGTACCCTTAATGATAAAGAAATGGGCTATCAAGGTGAGAATCAACAGAATGTTTTGTTGCAAGAAAAGATACAGCACCTTCATGCACAGCTCCGAACTGAGACTGAAAATCTGAGAGAGGCAGGTATTAAACAGACAGCTCTACTTAGTGACATCCAAACGAAAGATGAGCAGGTCAGCTGCATGACCATCAAAATAAGTCACCAGAAGGAATTGCTAGCAGGTCTCAGTCAACAGTTGAGGGAGAAAGATGCTTCAGTCGCACAGGTAATTGAATCCGCCTCAAACGAAAGGATGAAATACGCAGAGGAAAATAGTAATTTCCTCTCACAGCTGGACAGCTTGGAAAATGCACAAAGTAGCTCTTTGAAACAGCTTGAACATATGTCCTTGCAACTAGAAGAGAGCAAAGGTCATCTGTCACGCTCTCAAAGTGAACTTGAGACCAAGGATTTGGAGAATGGAGATTTGGTTAAAGAAAAGGATCATCTCAACACTCAGCTCACTAAGTTAACCAAAGAAAAAGAGGTCATGAAAAAGAAGCTCCAAGCTGCCCTGGTTGTAAGGAAAGAACTATTGAAGAAGCTAGAGGAGCATGAACATCAAATAGAGCAGAATGTGAATAAAGGAATGGAGATTTCAGGCCTACAGGATCGGTTGCAAGAACTCACTTTACAGGCTCAAGCTACTGCAAAAGAGCATGAAGACATTGTTGCAGATATTAAACGGCAAGTTCATCAGAAAGAGGGTGAATTCCTAGAACTGGCCAAGGTCTTAACAGTGCGAGACAGtcttgtagaacattttgagataAATATGCAAACTTTGCAGGCGAAACTAGATGAACAAGAAGCAAGTTTGACAACAGTACTGCATCATCTCAATGAAAAGAGCATCATCATTGATCAACTTAATTCCAACATCTCTGAGAAAGAGGAGGCTTTTGAACAGGAGAGAAGTGGTATGATGCTGAGGTTAGAGAAGCTTCAAGAGGATATGAAAAAGAGCGAGGAGAGTTTGAAGGAGGACATGTCAAGCTCCAGCGCTACAGCTGTTGACATTGAAAACGAGTTGACGAAGGTGAAGCAAGAAAAGGCAATGATGCAGAAAAAGGCTCAAGCTGCTTTACTGGCACGAAAAGAGACTATAAAGAAGTCTCAAGAAAGTGAGAAAAAGTACACCCAAGAGCTTTCAGAATTAAAAGATGATTATAAAGCACTCCTGGAACAACACTGTCAGCAGACCAATGACCTTAATGCTGTCCAGTTAAGTTACGACCAGAAGGTCAAGAAATTCGAAGAAATCAGTCAGGCCTCAGTCTCTCAGCTAGGTGAATTGGAGACCCTAAGACTGCTTGTACAGGAACGGGATAAAACTCTTCAAGACCTCAACATGTccctatcagagagggagagtcaAGTCCATGCCTCCTCATCATATCAAGCAGAGCTAGAAACCCTTCACTTCAAACTGGAAAGCATGTCCTCTGAGTTGGCAAATAAGGATAAGGTTCTCATAGCACTGGAACAGAAGTCCAAAGCATTATCTGAGAGAATGAGCTGCACAGAAAGTCAACTTGAAAAAGCCCATGCAGAGATAAAGGAGAAGATGGAAGAGCTCGCAAGACAGCAACAAGCAATGGAGATGGCCGAGCAGCAGGACCAGCAGGAAAAACAAACTATGGTAGATGACCACCTGGTGCTGCAGAACCAGTTGGGCGCATTACAAGCCACAGTGGAGGAGCTAAAACACACCTTAGAAGCACTTGTTGGTGAGAAAGAATCCCAGTTGCACAAATTTATAAGTGAAAGCAAAGAACTAATAGAGGACAGGGATCGAATGAAAGGAGAGCTGGAGAATGCACTCACTACCATCGCCCAGCAATCGTCTGAACTTCAAATCCTCCAAAACACTTGGGCTGGAACTCAACAGCAACTCGGTGAAGAAAAGGAACAGCTAAAAGTGGAGCTTGAAAAAGCACAGTCCCATTCTGCAGAGTCCAAGGCTGAAATGGAAAGTCATAAGCTGCACATGGAATCACTACAGCAGGAAAAAGAAAGCGCCTTCATGGTCATAGAACAATTAAACTGTGAAGTTGCCATGCTGGATGCTCAGCTAAAGGAAGCTGGAAAAGTACATGAGGAGCTTCTTCAAAAGATACCTGGTTTGCAGGATAAATCCTCTGAACAGATTGGGGTAATTGGGAAGGAGGTCCAGTATCTTAAGATATCCCCTGAAGAATATGAGATGAGTCTCAAGGAAAGAGATGATGCCCTGGTGATTTCTCAGGCTCtggccacagaaaaggaagagcTTATTGCTGCCTTGGAACAGCAACTGCAGCGGCAGATTCACCTTCACGAAGTCGCCATGGAAAAGATGAGGACTGAAGTTGATGAGCTTCAGCAGAGGTCTCAAGAAGATGCCAGCAAAACAAAGGATCAGGGCAACCAAAGCAAAACAGCACTTCTCACCAGGAAGCTTCAAGCAGCCTTAGTTTCCAGGAAAGAAATCTTGAAAGATAATAGCTCTCTGAAGGAACAAATACGTATACTCTCAGCTAAAAATGAAGAAATTGGGGCACCATCCACTGTACTGGAAATGTCTGTTGCCAAGTTGAAACAACAAAAAGAGGATCTGGAGAGTTCTGTATCATCCCTGAGCAAGGAGAAGGAGAAGCTCATTGCCGAGGTTGATCGCATCCTCAATGATAATCACAATTTAGCTGCAGCCTGTGAAAGCCTCAAACTCACCATAGAAAATATCACCCAACAGAAACAGGCATTTTCGTGTCAGCTTGAGTCCCTGAAAGACTCGCAGACGGATGAGTTGTCGGAGTGGAAATCTAAGCACACAGAGCTGAAACAGGAGTATGAGTCACTTTTACAAGCGTACGAGAATGTCAGTAGCGAAATGGACAAGATGAGACAACTATTGGAGGGGGCaagaagagagagacaagaaGCTCTCTTTAAAGCACACAAATCTGAATCTGAGAGGGAGAATCTGGAGAAGCAAGTTGGGGAGATGGAGGATGAAAATGAGAAAATTAAGGAGAAGATGAGAAAGTTTACTAAGGCAAAGCAGCAGAAAATGGAAGAGCTGGAGGAGGAGAATAAAAAAATCAGAATAGACTTGCTAGAGTTTGACGATAAGCAGAAAGCCACAGTTGAAGAGTTGACTATTAAAAACAACCACTTGGAAGCAGAGATCCACAGCCTTGTAGAGTCCTCAGAAGCGCTCAGGCGGAAGCTAACAGAGATTCAGCTCAACAATGGCAGTCTGGCAGAGGCACTCAAAGAAGCAACCTGTTCATTAGAAAAGTGGCCCACCGAATCAAAAGCATGTGAGCAAAACATGCAGCTTAAACTAGATGATGCACTCATTTTGAATAATTCACTGACTGCCCAGATTGAGTCACAGAAGACAGAACTTGCTTCCCAACAGGAAATCAATAAATTAATGCAAAAGGAGAAAGAAACTCTCTCTGAAAGAATTAAACAAATGCAGAATAAGCATGAAAAGGAATTGGGAGAAAAAGACGATGCAATCTCAGAGCTCCAAGAAATGATCAACAGACACCGCCAAGAGACCATCAGCCTAAATGAGAAGGTCAGGATCTTGAAGGACAACAAGTCTATATTACAAGAGGAGCTTGAAAATGTCCAAGAGATCTCGGACAAAGTAAAACATGAGAATGAATATTTGGAGATGGTGATCCTCAAAAACTCTGAAAGAATTGATGAACTGACAGAGACAGTCAATGTTCTCCAAGCCCAGAACACACAGCTCTCCTCTCAATTGACTGAGAGCAAAGAGAAGCCGACTCAGGTTTGCCAGGAGAAGGAGGAACAGCAGCTGAAGTTAGTTAAGGAGTTTGAGGAGAAACTCAAAAAGTTCCAGAGAGGCAATGAGGGCTCCAGAAATATAAAGAAGGAGCTACAGGAACTGCTGAAAGAAAAGCATCATGAAATCAATCATTTGCAACATGACTCCATCAAATACCAGGAGCTGATTTTAGACCTAGAAAGGTCTCTGAAGGCTTCAGAGTCAGCGCATGAACAGGTGGAGAAGGAGCTGAGGGAAATGACAGAGAGGATATCTTGTCTAGAAGAAGGGAGGAGGCATCTTGAAGCTGAGCTTACCACACACAAGAACCTTCTCAATGAGGCAAAGAAAGATTTGACAAACATTAGCTCTGAAAAAGACCAATTGGTTGAGGTAGTATCAGAAAAGAACAATCAATCAGAATGTCAGGTCATGGAGAGAACTAAAGCACTACAGCATGTAGCTGAGCAGCAAAAGAGTATTTTCATGGAGAGAGAGGTAATTTTACAGCAACATATAGAGGAACTTCTGGGTTCCAAGGAGAAGGAGAGTCAGGTAGTGTTAGAATTGAAGAGGAAAATGGATTCTCAAGATTTACAGATGAATACTCTGAAGAGAGAGGCGGACACTAATTTGGCTAAGTTAGCAGCCCTGTCCTCTAGTCCTCAGGGTACCAATGCTGTGAAACAGTGGAATGATATGTTCCTAAATACCTTGCATGAGAAGGATAGCCAGCTTCTAGAACAGGGCTTTGTCATAACGAGATTCCTTGAAGACATTCGAGTGAAAGAGAAGGAGATGACTGAACTGCAGGTAACCAAGTCGAGGCTCGAAAGGACACTTGGTGATTACACAGTAGCTGCCACAGCTCAGCAGAGGCAGTTGTTTATAATGGGTGCCAGCAATAGAGAGCTTAACGAAACCGTGGAGCTCCTGAATCAACAGTTGCAGGAACTGAGTGAGCAGGTTGAGAGATTAGAACAGGATAGGAGTGTACTCAACAGACATCTCACTGGCAGTGTAGATTCCACATCTAAAATGGAGTTTGATCTCCGGCAGCTGGAAAATACACTTTTAGACACAGAGTCCCAGCTACTCCTCTCGCAGTCTCACAGTGACATGCTTCAGGTTGATTTTGAGAAACAGGAGgccatttcactgcacctgaAGTCACTCCTGCAGAACAAAGATGCAGAAATCTCCTCTCTGCTGTCCTCCAGAGATGGACAGATGTCTGGGTATCTAGAACAGCTGCAAGCCAATCACCGTGCCCAGGTTAAAGGCTACGAGGACAGACTAACCGCCTTGTACTATGAAAGGGAGAAAGCTGACAATGAGTTCAGAAGACTGGAGAACAAAGTAAAATCCCTTCAAATGAAAGTTGACAAGTCCATTCAGGAAAAGGAAAAAATGGCTGCTCAGATGGAAACATTCAGGAACTCCATGGTCTCcttgcagacagagagagagcgtttGATGTCAGAATATAGGATGTCTGAGGCAAGGAATCAGACTGTAATGCAAGGCAAGGAGGGGTCGGCTGAAGGAGACCTCAGTGCAACCAAGGGCCTTAAACACGAGATTAGGACTCTCCTTCATCAGATGGATGATCTGAACTCTGAGAATGCCATGCTCAGGGCACAGCTGATCAGATATAGAGAAGACTTGAATCAGGTCCTGTCCTTGAAGGACAGCCAGTTGAAAGAGTTGCTCAGGAAGCAGCAAGATGCCATCAAAAACCTGGAAAACCAAAAAGCAACAGCTGAAAAGCAGAACCGGAAGACCCTTCTGGAACtcgagagggaaggagaggcaaGCGATGCCTTAAAAGCTGAGAATTCCAAACTTCAAACACAGGTCACTGATCTGGAAGCTAACATATTGGCCCTGAATAAGGGAATGCAAGAAACGAATAAAGGCAAAGTGATTGCCGACTTGCAGCATGCCGTGGCAGCCAAAGCTGCGGAATGTAACGACCTCCAGCAAAAACTGTTTGCTCAGAAAGTGGCAGCGGATGACTGGAAAGGCAGCCTGCAGCTCCTGGAGCGCGAGACTGAGAAGAAACTGGGAGAGGCAGAGGACAAGTACAACAGCGAGCTCGATGCCTTTGAACAAGAAGTCGAACTGATGAGAAACGAGAAGGAGACCGCTGACCAGAGGCTTGCTGAGCTGGCCAGGGACCTGATGCACACTGAGCAGCTGCTGTCCAATGCTAGAGTCCAAAGCACGGACCTGAAGTCTCAGAACGAGTCTCTGGGTAAAGCCATGGCCGCCTTGCAGAACGACCGCGACCAGCTCATCGAGGACTTCAAGATCCTCCAGAACCGATACGACGAGGAGCTCCGAGAGACCCAGGGGGCCATGACCAAGGTGGAGAGATGTCTAGGCGACACGACCTCGGAGCTGGCCACCTTGGCCAAAGAGAGACATATACTGGTACAGAAACTCTCTGCTCTAGAGAGCAAAGATGCTCCCTCCCAGCTCACTTCACTGGTAGACGAGCTGTCTGTGGCCTTGTCAGAGAAGGAAGGGCAGCTCCAACGGGTTTCCCTGGAAAACAACACATATAGCAGTAAGGTATCGGCTTTCTCTAGGTCCATGGCCAGCCTCCAAGATGACCGAGACCGGCTGATGGAGGAGCTGGCTGGGGCAAAGAGGGCATTCGAGTCCAGGCAAGGATTAGGTCCAGAGGTAGTAGACATCGCAAACACGGGGGAGTCAAATAGCCATAGAAGCAGTGGTATTCAGGTCCTTCAGACTGGGAGAGATGGGCTG ACGAGACAGAGGGTGGATGAGCTGCAGAGCGCCTTGCAGCAGGCACAGGCCTTCAAACTGCAGACTGAAACAGAAGTCAGCGGGTACCAGGCAGAGCTGGCTGAACTGAG GTCTGAGAGTAGCAGGCTGCAGTCTGAGTGCCAGCGTCTGgctggggagaggaaggagaccaTGGCCCTGGTGGGAAAGGATGTGTCTGATGACCCGTCACTGACCCAGCCCCAGGCAGAGAGAACTCAGCTGCAGAGTCACCTGCAGCGCTGCCTTTATGAGATCCAGCAGAGAGATCTGCACTGCCAGCAGCTCAACGCCAAG CTGCAGCAGttggtggaggagaaagggggtgtGTCGGCCCAGCTGAGGGCAGTGTCTCAGACGCTGAGAGACACCCAGAACCGCTGCTATTGGCTGGAGAACCAGGCCCTGCCTAACCAGCACCACCAGGGCCTTGCAAAG CAGGGGGCGGTGTCTGTAGAAGTGGCTCCAGGAGCTCCCCAGgagaggagcagtgctgtggtagacatgGAAGCACTGGAGGCCGGCGAGCTCAGGACCAG gctgGTGGAGGTGGAGCAGAGCGTGGTTCAGCTAAGTGAGAGTCTGGCTGAAGAGAGGACCAGGAGGGAAGCAGCTGAGGAAGCTCTGGGACTGGCTGAGGACAGAGCCAAGAg TGTTGACTCCAGTCCATCCAGGACGACCCAGAGAGACTTCAGCATCCAGCTGGatacagaggaggagtgggaggccctcaTCCTCAATCCCAACGAACCCCTGGTCACACGCAAG gtgaaAGGCGGGATGCTGGCCTGCAGGCGCTGGATTCGGGGGCGGAGCCTGTACTGCTCCAAGCTGCTGACGTCACGGGCCCGCTCGCGCTACCTCTTCCTTGGCTACCTGCTGATTCTGCACGTGGCTGTCCTCATGTGCCTCACCGGCGCCCTCTAG